The Sylvia atricapilla isolate bSylAtr1 chromosome 3, bSylAtr1.pri, whole genome shotgun sequence genome has a window encoding:
- the LOC136358412 gene encoding LOW QUALITY PROTEIN: calcium homeostasis modulator protein 6-like (The sequence of the model RefSeq protein was modified relative to this genomic sequence to represent the inferred CDS: inserted 2 bases in 1 codon; substituted 1 base at 1 genomic stop codon) gives MKGCFCAXHHHHQQKLNALXAEGAAGHLSLLFSFSDRDFALCKVRRGRKMESLQKVVDFCFCHQTILVYSIVTLLTAASEYIFSSVVFKCPCNSNNMLYGSSFLLAPAFVLFLLSFTVNPSTWRLLTGKCSAERHLQHRPRGTSASFSQLWVLTAKASVAPLTWIAVALLGASYYECAASGSSLIAYFYCKDNGTDCRNQLLKVPCDEELSAKISSERLSLHAQSQLAGWFLIAIIMALALTATCVSRCYSPVSFLHLRFCEIYSKKEEELFEIKAKEHATKLAERNTNSFFEVSDPAPFSTPSTEDWQKISTMYTINSQAPYYSMIHKFVSTKRGNSAKFKEEGQDLTVLAFVDEAQTNVSGL, from the exons ATGAAGGGCTGTTTCTGTGC TCATCACCACCACCAACAGAAACTGAATGCTCTCtaagctgagggagctgcaggacacttgtctctccttttttccttttctgacagAGATTTTGCTCTTTGCAAAGTACggagaggcagaaaaatggaaagcttACAAAAGGTAGTGGatttctgcttctgccaccAGACAATTCTGGTTTACAGCATAGTGACCCTGCTAACAGCTGCCAGCGAGTACATCTTCTCCTCTGTGGTGTTCAAGTGTCCCTGCAATTCTAACAACATGCTGTATGGTTCTTCCTTCCTCTTAGCACCTGCCTTCGTCCTATTTCTGCTTAGCTTCACCGTGAATCCCAGCACATGGCGCCTTTTGACAGGCAagtgctctgcagagaggcATCTCCAGCACAGACCCAGGGGAACCTCTGCCAGCTTCTCCCAGCTGTGGGTGCTGACAGCCAAAGCCTCGGTGGCCCCGCTCACCTGGATAGCGGTGGCCCTGCTTGGCGCCAGCTACTACGAATGTGCAGCCAGTGGGAGCAGCCTGATAGCGTACTTCTACTGTAAAGATAATGGAACTGACTGCCGAAACCAGCTGCTCAAAGTGCCCTGTGATGAGGAATTATCAGCAAAGATATCAAGTGAACGACTCAGCCTTCATGCACAGTCCCAG CTGGCAGGATGGTTCCTGATAGCCATCATCATGGCTCTGGCACTGACTGCTACATGTGTCAGCCGCTGTTACTCTCCGGTCAGCTTTCTTCATCTCAGGTTCTGCGAAATTTActcaaaaaaagaagaggaactCTTTGAGATCAAAGCCAAAGAGCATGCAACCAAGCTggcagaaagaaatacaaatagcTTTTTTGAAGTTTCTGACCCAGCACCATTTAGTACTCCCAGCACTGAAGACTGGCAGAAGATTTCAACCATGTATACCATTAATTCTCAAGCGCCTTATTACAGCATGATACACAAGTTTGTGAGCACCAAGAGAGGCAACAGTGCCAAATTCAAGGAAGAAGGTCAGGATCTCACTGTCTTAGCATTTGTGGATGAAGCTCAGACAAATGTTTCAGGGTTGTAA